A genome region from Mugil cephalus isolate CIBA_MC_2020 chromosome 13, CIBA_Mcephalus_1.1, whole genome shotgun sequence includes the following:
- the dnaaf10 gene encoding dynein axonemal assembly factor 10 encodes MSSPLSKPQIIAHVQKSLNYTVFDSKWIPCSAKFVCMGNFPRGTGVMQIYEVQHGEAQLIKEVEKPKPIKCGTFGATSLQQRHIATGDFDGHLNIWNLEVPNVPVYTVKAHKEIVNSIDGVGGLGIGDGAPEIVTGSRDGTVKVWDPRQKDSPVANMEPVEGETKRDCWTVAFGHAFNDQDRCVCAGYDNGDIKLFDLRNMSLRWETNIKNGVCSVEFDRKDINMNKLVATSLEGKFHVFDMRTQHPTKGFASVSEKAHKSTIWQVRHLPQNRDIFMTAGGAGNLHLWKYEYPGERSKKDSDDVDVGVAGSVNLLQNVTLSTQPIASLDWSPDKQGLCVCSGFDQSVRVLIVTKLNVA; translated from the exons ATGTCATCGCCACTTTCAAAACCCCAGATTATTGCGCATGTCCAGAAGAGTTTGAACTATACGGTTTTTGACAGTAAATGGATTCCATGCAGCGCGAAGTTTGTCTGCATGGGGAACTTTCCTCGAGGAACCGGAGTGATGCAAATATATGAAGTGCAGCACGGAGAGGCTCAGCTTATCAAGGAG GTAGAGAAACCTAAACCCATAAAGTGCGGGACATTCGGGGCCACCtctctccaacaaagacacATAGCAACTGGGGATTTCGATGGACATCTCAATATATG GAATCTGGAGGTCCCCAATGTGCCGGTGTACACTGTGAAGGCCCATAAAGAGATAGTGAACAGTATTGATGGCGTTGGTGGCCTGGGAATTGGTGATGGTGCACCTGAGATAGTCACTGGAAGCAGGGATG GGACAGTAAAAGTGTGGGATCCCAGACAGAAAGATTCACCTGTTGCTAACATGGAGCCTGTGGAAGGAGAGACCAAGAGGGACTGCTGGACTGTTGCATTTG GTCACGCCTTCAACGATCAGGACCGTTGCGTTTGTGCTGGCTATGACAATGGTGACATCAAACTCTTTGACCTTCGGAACATGTCTCTACGGTGGGAAACCAACATTAAAAACGgg GTATGCTCTGTGGAGTTTGACAGGAAAGACATCAATATGAACAAGCTAGTGGCCACCTCACTGGAGGGAAAATTCCACGTCTTTGACATGAGGACGCAGCATCCCACCAAGGGCTTTGCCTCTGTTTCGGAAAAG GCTCATAAGTCAACCATCTGGCAGGTGAGACATCTGCCTCAAAACAGAGACATCTTTATGACTGCAGGCGGAGCCGGCAACTTACATCTATGGAAATA CGAGTATCCTGGTGAGAGAAGTAAGAAAGACTCGGATGACGTGGATGTGGGCGTAGCCGGCTCTGTCAACCTCTTACAGAATGTCACTCTGTCAACTCAACCAATCGCCAGCCTGGACTGGAGCCCTGACAAGcagggcctgtgtgtgtgttcgggtTTCGACCAGTCTGTCCGTGTGCTCATCGTCACCAAACTCAATGTGGCTTGA
- the pno1 gene encoding RNA-binding protein PNO1, translating to MDTDKNPTAEAGPAMESTEDSESFTKVKSKKTQKRKREKDGADMDTEESVPVKRPQFPPISGDKLRGPDQMRKIAVPAHRYTPLKENWMKIFTPIVENLQLQVRFNLKSRNVEIKTCKETQDIGSLTKAADFVKAFVLGFQVEDALALIRLDELFLETFDVTDVKPLKGDHLSRAIGRIAGKGGKTKFTIENVTKTRIVLAETKVHILGSFQNIKMARTAICNLILGSPPSKVYGNIRVVASRTAERF from the exons ATGGACACCGATAAAAATCCCACTGCAGAGGCTGGGCCAGCCATGGAGAGTACTGAGGACTCAGAATCTTTCACAAAAGTTAAGTCTAAAAAGACTCAGAAACGGAAACGTGAAAAAGATGGAGCCGACATGGACACAGAAGAGTCCGTGCCAGTTAAACGGCCGCAGTTTCCTCCTATTTCAGGCGACAAATTAAGG GGACCGGATCAGATGCGTAAGATTGCAGTCCCAGCTCACAGATACACGCCGCTGAAGGAAAACTGGATGAAGATCTTCACTCCTATTGTAGAGAACCTACAGCTTCAAGTCAGATTCAACCTCAAATCTAGGAATGTGGAAATCAAA ACATGCAAAGAAACGCAGGACATCGGCTCCCTCACGAAAGCAGCAGACTTTGTTAAAGCGTTTGTTCTGGGATTCCAGGTTGAA GACGCCCTGGCTCTCATCAGATTAGACGAGCTTTTCCTTGAAACCTTTGATGTCACAGACG TGAAACCGCTGAAGGGAGACCACTTATCCAGAGCCATTGGAAGAATAGCggggaagggaggaaaaaccAAATTTACCATCGAAAACGTCACAAAGACTCGGATTGTGCTGGCTGAGAC AAAAGTTCACATATTAGGGTCTTTCCAGAATATCAAGATGGCCCGGACAGCGATATGTAACTTAATCTTAG GAAGTCCACCTTCAAAGGTTTATGGCAACATCAGAGTGGTGGCTAGCAGGACCGCAGAGAGATTCTGA
- the LOC125018352 gene encoding LOW QUALITY PROTEIN: calcineurin subunit B type 1-like (The sequence of the model RefSeq protein was modified relative to this genomic sequence to represent the inferred CDS: substituted 1 base at 1 genomic stop codon) codes for MYSTAAPPPSASSLHPSATACLSNPNLLLLRLLSPPSGSPSLCHCSESLGKGERDGEERALKLGVKTRTRPRRETTAVFIFFLTCISRLSSAAPLTPAVVPLFRXTSPGFHHPTCKMGNEASYPLEMCSHFDADEIKRLGKRFKKLDLDNSGSLSVEEFMSLPELQQNPLVQRVIDIFDTDGNGEVDFKEFIEGVSQFSVKGDKEQKLRFAFRIYDMDKDGYISNGELFQVLKMMVGNNLKDTQLQQIVDKTIINADKDGDGRISFEEFCAVVGGLDIHKKMVVDV; via the exons ATGTACAGTACTGCTGCACCTCCCCCCTCCGCTTCTTCTCTCCACCCCTCCGCCACCGCCTGCTTGTCAAACccgaacctcctcctcctccgcttaCTGTCCCCTCCCAGCGGGTCTCCCTCCCTTTGCCACTGCAGTGAAAGCCTCGGTaaaggagagagagacggcGAAGAGAGAGCCTTGAAGCTGGGTGTAAAGACCAGGACGAGACCTCGCAGAGAAACCACCgccgtatttattttttttctaacttgtATTTCTCGCCTCAGCTCGGCGGCCCCGCTGACTCCCGCAGTTGTACCTCTTTTCCGCTAAACATCGCCTGGATTTCATCATCCGACCTGCAAGATG GGAAATGAAGCCAGTTACCCCCTGGAGATGTGCTCGCATT TCGATGCTGATGAGATTAAGAGGCTAGGGAAGAGGTTTAAGAAACTCGACCTAGATAACTCTGGCTCACTCAGTGTGGAGGAGTTCATGTCTCTGCCGGAGCTGCAACAGAACCCGCTGGTGCAGAGGGTTATCGACATATTTGACACGGACGGGAACGGAGAAGTGGACTTTAAAG AGTTTATTGAGGGAGTCTCACAGTTCAGCGTCAAGGGCGACAAAGAACAGAAGCTTCGAT TCGCTTTCAGGATCTACGACATGGACAAGGATGGCTACATCTCCAACGGCGAGCTCTTCCAGGTGCTGAAGATGATGGTAGGCAACAACCTGAAGGACACGCAGCTCCAGCAGATCGTGGACAAGACCATTATCAATGCAGACAAGGATGGAGACGGCAGGATATCCTTCGAAGAGTTCTGTGCA GTGGTCGGTGGTCTCGATATACACAAAAAGATGGTGGTGGACGTGTGA
- the LOC125018349 gene encoding uncharacterized protein LOC125018349 — MDNCDLEKLSVSGGKLHPAFTPEVTDYKVSVESSVNKVTLDMVTSDSGASYRILFGDGSSSIKLKDGLNRVEIEVVAEDGTTKNYSVEISKLSAKIAELSDLALEGDIPLYPAFCNKVYEYNSTVPFYCDAVTLLLKVPDRNIKVSVNGASSSQPVPLNVGDTTVEASVRSADGSISQVYTVFVTREVIPMPVTFTDGKQQLESECPVSLSAFYRPVSINHSDPKSIFSRPYIEMLARRSKVDPLTDCPLGDGWKVVELDLDGRMSAALVKCFFSYRGCDSVMKLSELGSHSLDCPHKPTGDLDAKDVTETDWYKKNFESSTCLEMETKHTCEMRKWEERMQMIAGEDNVDKLCALAQDHLKLYRQHLPKPGDQLEYEDDQSPLHSLEQAAVLYASAIRLSSRDSRLHLQLGLVLEEQHYATEMFGLQRKADKNKDELSDAKSASHQDDILAVCKLHGFLGTPTVENQLQALDKEYHLLKDQGQSNKADYVQTLYIWLSKKTGKDSNAALRDEESSVHRALMKYLDAWSLSPDSWEHSLHVGRLLLLQGRSREALQHLQSGLALRPLHPALRFFTGLALLQQEQKASEDTEKEAALFLQQGLEHFVSQCCSKSWVEQGPSDPLSSFNTQFLRGLLTLGQLQQRDTLSVKAMSAEQVYHIVAVLTAQRVSQCVCRGEAIRQLEWVLLDAHFALLQRLIQQGEHQAKTGTERQYLVAKRCQALTALLRLTSIAPCQELLGMQERTCHIAVATTPRDSHALCRLGLAQLAQYDSNPNSDRSKEALSNACLSFQASIELENKSRSGEPPKQLSKQKWWQDWLQAKNEKADRQSIAQPAGVKGPSDTSVAKRGARQGRGGLSQGRTAVAVTKAPALAPAPNRGGKAARTPAKTPAARGRAGAVAKPDRSAKPSSNSTKPQHPSDKSKQDCCPDTAEAAEAVVSEPAAVDGASESGPLNRKSHVSRLGLARALSRCTDTQDQAKQLYQEVIAVSPGIHDAYTELVQLLEPSDPQAAVDVYCRFPLKPVAEQSFDDAFITGEIVRMLMSQEQYDHPQLGPNLVAYGKVMGLSCIEKYIDILDGKSMTTLLKSVYARIHERQEDDPELQDFFRFKCWI; from the exons ATGGACAACTGTGATTTGGAGAAGCTCTCTGTTTCTGGCGGGAAGCTCCATCCGGCGTTCACACCAGAAGTCACAGACTACAAAGTGTCGGTGGAGAGCAGTGTCAACAAAGTGACTCTGGACATGGTTACCAGTGACTCTGGCGCTTCATACAGAATT CTCTTTGGTGACGGTTCCAGCTCCATTAAACTGAAAGATGGGTTGAACAGAGTGGAAATCGAAGTCGTGGCTGAGGATGGCACCACAAAGAATTACAGCGTGGAAATCAGTAAACTGTCAGCAAAGATCGCAGAGCTCAGTGATCTGGCTTTAGAAGGAGATATTCCACTGTACCCTGCATTTTGCAACAAAGTCTATGAATACAACA gCACCGTTCCCTTTTATTGTGATGCAGTGACTCTGCTTCTCAAGGTGCCAGATAGGAACATAAAAGTTTCAGTGAACGGCGCGAGCAGCTCACAGCCCGTCCCTCTGAACGTTGGAGACACTACTGTAGAGGCGTCAGTCCGTTCAGCAGATGGCAGTATTTCACAG GTGTACACGGTGTTTGTGACTCGAGAGGTGATTCCCATGCCTGTGACCTTCACTGATGggaagcagcagctggaaaGTGAATGTCCAGTCTCCCTGAGTGCTTTTTACAGGCCCGTGTCCATCAACCACAG TGATCCAAAGAGCATCTTTTCAAGGCCCTATATTGAGATGCTCGCACGAAGGTCAAAAGTGGACCCTCTCACTGATTGCCCCCTGGGAGACGGCTGGAAGGTGGTCGAACTGGACCTTGACGGGAGGATGTCGGCCGCTCTAGTcaagtgtttcttttcttaccGAG gaTGTGACAGCGTGATGAAGCTGTCTGAGCTGGGGTCACACTCTTTGGACTGTCCACACAAGCCCACGGGGGACCTGGATGCAAAG GATGTAACAGAGACAGACTGGTATAAGAAGAATTTTGAATCATCCACGTGTTTGGAGATGGAGACCAAACACACATGTGAG ATGCGTAAGTGGGAGGAACGAATGCAAATGATAGCGGGAGAAGACAATGTGGATAAGCTTTGTGCTTTGGCCCAAGACCACCTGAAACTCTACAGACAACACCTGCCAAAACCAG GAGACCAGTTGGAGTATGAGGATGACCAGTCTCCTCTGCATAGCCTGGAGCAGGCTGCGGTCCTCTACGCATCCGCCATCAGACTCAGTTCCAGAGATTCCAGGCTTCACCTCCagctgggtctggtcctggagGAGCAGCACTACGCTACGGAGATGTTCGGCCTTCAGAGGAAG GCTGACAAGAACAAAGACGAATTAAGCGATGCGAAGTCAGCGTCACATCAGGACGACATCCTGGCTGTGTGTAAACTACACGGTTTCCTTGGTACGCCCACAGTGGAGAACCAGCTGCAGGCCCTGGACAAAGAGTATCATCTGCTTAAAGATCAAGGACAGTCCAACAAGGCCGACTATGTTCAGACACTTTACATCTGGCTCTCAAAGAAAACTGGCAAG GATAGCAACGCAGCCTTGAGAGACGAGGAGAGCAGTGTCCACCGAGCGCTCATGAAGTACCTGGACGCCTGGTCTCTGAGTCCAGACAGCTGGGAGCACAGCCTCCATGTAGGtaggctgctgctgctacaggGGAGGAGCAGGGAAGCTCTGCAGCACCTTCAGAGCGGCCTGGCACTACGTCCCCTACATCCCGCACTCAG ATTCTTCACTGGACTGGCTCttctgcagcaggagcagaaagCCTCAGAGGACACGGAGAAGGAGGCCGCTCTCTTTTTACAACAAGGGCTCGAACACTTTGTCAGCCAGTGCTGCAgcaagag CTGGGTGGAGCAGGGTCCATCAGACCCTCTGTCCAGCTTCAATACACAGTTCCTGCGAGGCCTTCTCACTCTGggtcagctgcagcagagagacaCACTGTCTGTAAAGGCCATGAGCGCTGAACAAGTCTATCACAT AGTAGCGGTGCTGACTGCCCAGAgagtgagtcagtgtgtgtgtcgtgGGGAGGCGATCAGGCAGCTGGAGTGGGTGCTGCTGGATGCTCACTTTGCCCTGCTGCAGAGGCTGATCCAGCAGGGTGAACACCAGGCTAAGACGGGCACAGAGCGGCAGTACCTGGTAGCGAAGAGGTGCCAGGCCCTCACAGCTCTCTTACGGCTCACCTCCATCGCCCCCTGTCAGGAGTTGCTGGGCATGCAGGAAAGA ACATGCCATATAGCTGTAGCGACCACACCACGGGACAGCCACGCCCTGTGCCGCTTGGGCCTGGCCCAGCTGGCTCAGTATGACAGCAACCCCAACTCAGACAGGTCAAAGGAAGCCTTAAGCAATGCCTGCCTCAGCTTCCAGGCCAGCATTGAGCTGGAAAACAAGAGTCGGAGCGGAGAGCCACCTAAACAGCTGAGCA AACAAAAGTGGTGGCAGGACTGGCTGCAGGCGAAAAACGAGAAAGCTGACAGGCAGTCCATCGCCCAGCCGGCTGGAGTGAAGGGGCCTTCTGATACCAGTGTGGCAAAAAGAGGAGCTAGGCAGGGCAGGGGAGGGCTTAGTCAGGGACGGACGGCAGTAGCTGTAACTAAAGCTCCAGCTCTAGCTCCAGCCCCCAACAGGGGAGGCAAAGCTGCCCGGACTCCAGCCAAAACCCCTGCAGCCAG GGGGAGAGCTGGAGCAGTTGCCAAGCCAGACAGATCTGCTAAACCTTCCAGCAACAGTACTAAACCCCAACACCCCTCCGACAAGTCCAAACAAGACTGCTGCCCTGATACTGCTGAGGCAGCTGAGG CTGTTGTTTCAGAGCCTGCAGCGGTGGACGGTGCCAGTGAATCCGGTCCACTGAACCGCAAATCTCATGTATCACGACTGGGCTTGGCCCGAGCTCTCTCACGCTGCACAGACACCCAGGACCAGGCGAAGCAGCTCTACCAAGAGGTCATCGCCGTGTCACCAGGG ATTCATGATGCCTACACTGAGCTAGTGCAGCTGCTGGAACCATCCGATCCTCAGGCTGCAGTGGACGTGTACTGCAGATTCCCCCTGAAGCCTGTGGCAGAGCAAAGTTTTGACGACGCATTCATCACAGGAGAGATCGTTCGCATGCTGATGTCACAGGAGCAGTATGACCACCCGCAGCTGGGGCCCAACCTCGTAGCATACGGCAAAGTCATGGGCCTAA GTTGCATAGAGAAATACATTGACATATTGGATGGAAAGTCCATGACCACACTGCTTAAGAGTGTGTACGCGAGGATCCATGAGAGACAGGAGGACGATCCGGAGCTCCAGGACTTCTTCAGGTTCAAATGCTGGATATGA